From one Nitrospirota bacterium genomic stretch:
- a CDS encoding ABC transporter ATP-binding protein, which translates to MVRLERVGKLYTRGPQTVWALRDVTIHIPRGEFHVVMGPSGSGKSTLLHLIATLDLPTEGTVWIDGRPTAACSDAELTRLRRDHVGLVFQSFNLLPYLTVRENIALPRLLQRVSAKQVRGETDELLDAVGLTPRAEHWPHELSGGEAQRVAIARALITRPPLLLADEPTGNLDSTRGREILALISRLTAAAGVTTVLVTHDPDAAKFGHRATRIRDGRIDL; encoded by the coding sequence ATGGTTCGCCTGGAGCGCGTCGGCAAGCTCTACACGCGAGGCCCCCAAACCGTGTGGGCCCTGCGCGACGTGACGATCCACATTCCGCGTGGAGAGTTTCACGTGGTGATGGGACCGAGCGGATCGGGCAAGAGCACCCTGCTCCACCTCATTGCCACGCTCGACCTCCCCACCGAAGGCACGGTGTGGATCGACGGGAGACCCACCGCCGCGTGTTCAGACGCGGAGTTGACGCGGCTGCGTCGCGACCATGTCGGACTGGTCTTTCAATCCTTCAACCTCCTGCCTTACCTCACGGTCCGGGAAAACATTGCACTGCCCCGGCTCCTTCAGCGCGTTTCGGCGAAGCAGGTCCGCGGCGAGACCGACGAGTTGCTGGACGCCGTGGGGCTGACGCCGCGCGCCGAACACTGGCCGCATGAGCTCTCGGGCGGCGAGGCCCAGCGGGTGGCCATCGCACGTGCGCTGATCACGAGGCCACCCCTGCTGCTCGCGGACGAGCCGACCGGCAACCTGGACTCCACGCGCGGGCGGGAGATTCTCGCGTTGATCTCACGTCTCACCGCCGCGGCCGGGGTCACCACCGTGCTGGTCACGCACGATCCGGACGCGGCCAAGTTCGGCCATCGCGCGACGCGCATCAGAGACGGTCGGATCGACCTGTGA